The following coding sequences are from one Cenarchaeum symbiosum A window:
- a CDS encoding uncharacterized membrane-associated protein (COG0586) encodes MVVRAHRRAGILHRMLYRAPLLPYRGRRLSIESIIEWVTGLISEHLYAGVFFAAVIETVFPPLPTLAIFPVAGYVASQSGLGLGAVVLLGIAGGAGATVGSTAIYLAAWKLGRAVMLRYLKYARIDDARLARVEGWFERHGDKAVFFGRMAPVVREMISIPAGLLRMRAPKFLLYTFLGSCIWSTGVILAGYYFGVAVFGGGS; translated from the coding sequence ATGGTCGTGCGAGCACACAGACGAGCAGGAATACTGCACAGAATGCTATACCGAGCTCCACTATTACCTTACAGAGGGCGAAGATTGAGCATAGAATCTATAATAGAATGGGTGACCGGGCTGATATCGGAGCACCTCTACGCGGGCGTATTTTTTGCAGCCGTGATAGAGACCGTCTTTCCGCCGCTTCCAACCCTGGCAATATTCCCAGTTGCTGGATACGTTGCATCGCAGAGCGGCCTTGGCCTAGGAGCAGTTGTCCTGCTGGGGATAGCCGGCGGCGCGGGGGCTACAGTCGGCTCTACGGCGATATACCTGGCAGCCTGGAAGCTGGGCCGCGCCGTGATGCTCCGGTATCTCAAGTATGCACGGATAGACGACGCAAGGCTGGCCCGGGTAGAGGGCTGGTTTGAGAGGCACGGCGACAAGGCGGTATTCTTTGGCAGGATGGCGCCGGTGGTCCGCGAGATGATCTCGATTCCTGCGGGCCTGCTGAGGATGCGGGCGCCCAAGTTTTTGCTGTATACCTTTCTTGGCTCGTGCATCTGGAGCACCGGGGTGATCCTGGCCGGGTACTATTTCGGGGTGGCAGTCTTTGGGGGCGGGAGCTAG
- a CDS encoding nucleoside-diphosphate-sugar pyrophosphorylase (COG1208), whose product MEAVILAGGRGTRLRPITDYVPKPLVPVNNRPILEWQIGHLVRHDITKVVVCAGYMSEQITGFLEAADGLGADVQVSIEDEPLGTGGALRNAAKMLSGESFYVLNGDVITDMDLARLDKAETVAAIPLRTRFGVMSLDGSKVDEFREKGELSGVFMNAGVYRLSRGALDDMPERGDMERTVLPRYAKQGRLNNVRFDGALWHSIDSFKDLEECARAVAK is encoded by the coding sequence ATGGAGGCGGTGATACTTGCCGGCGGCAGGGGCACGCGCCTGCGCCCGATCACCGATTATGTGCCAAAGCCGCTTGTTCCCGTAAATAACAGGCCGATACTGGAGTGGCAGATAGGCCATCTGGTGAGACATGATATAACAAAGGTGGTGGTCTGCGCCGGGTACATGTCGGAGCAGATAACGGGCTTTCTCGAGGCGGCAGATGGGCTCGGCGCGGATGTACAAGTATCCATAGAGGATGAGCCCCTGGGCACGGGCGGCGCATTGAGAAATGCAGCCAAGATGTTATCCGGCGAGTCATTCTACGTGCTAAACGGCGACGTGATAACCGACATGGACCTGGCCAGGCTGGACAAGGCGGAGACCGTAGCGGCAATACCGCTCAGGACGCGGTTTGGTGTGATGAGTCTCGACGGATCCAAGGTGGACGAGTTTAGGGAAAAGGGGGAGCTTTCCGGCGTCTTTATGAACGCGGGGGTGTACCGCCTGTCCCGGGGTGCACTTGATGACATGCCGGAGCGCGGCGACATGGAGAGGACTGTCCTGCCAAGGTATGCCAAGCAGGGCAGGCTGAACAATGTAAGGTTTGACGGGGCCCTGTGGCATTCCATAGATTCGTTCAAGGACCTGGAAGAGTGTGCAAGGGCCGTGGCAAAATGA